One stretch of Brachyhypopomus gauderio isolate BG-103 chromosome 8, BGAUD_0.2, whole genome shotgun sequence DNA includes these proteins:
- the rab11fip4b gene encoding rab11 family-interacting protein 4B isoform X1 codes for MHTLTVHGEDNTGTASFSLGEEPVRQGVAMSGQELVGSSLGEDEEARESDRDSAVGSAAGSELSDGGRGGEKEEGLRFLLPGDKLDIRAGERNVNPSVTSELSTRSSASLNEEQFEDYGEGEDRDYNPSSPGDDAHGNGFSDLSSSVPSSAGQTPRRTRPGNADLFCSHCCKKVTQLHELETRLKNLKTHSPNRKISSTAFGRQLLQHSNLSSSNGSTEDLFRDSIDSCDTDISEKVTQLEKKLCELENECLMNGDVKSKLKQENTQLVHRVHELEEQLKEQEVRADQGMEEELRRHREAFTKLERDKDAQIELLTHRVQQLEMENTEMLSNVTRLKFQTEKLDEEKQRMTDKLEDTSLRLKEEMDLYRKMMDKLRQNRSDYQREREAMQELIEDLRRELEHLQVFKLEAERTGRSRNSSSSVSEFSTRTRETELEQEVKRLKQCCVSQDIPPELQQRVCVSTRLCHSLAENQKLREQNEELNGQILSLSLHEAKNLFATQTKAQSLASEIDNASRDQLMEALKEQEEINSRLRQYMDKIILSILDHNPSILEIKI; via the exons TTGGGGGAGGAGCCAGTCAGGCAGGGCGTGGCCATGTCTGGGCAGGAGCTGGTGGGCAGCTCGTtgggtgaggatgaggaggctCGGGAGTCGGACCGGGACAGCGCGGTGGGGAGCGCTGCAGGCTCCGAGCTTTctgatggaggaagaggaggagagaaagaggaaggacTCCGATTCCTCTTACCTGGAGACAAGTTGGACATAAG GGCTGGAGAGCGTAACGTCAACCCCTCCGTGACCTCTGAACTCTCGACGCGCTCGTCTGCCTCACTGAACGAGGAGCAGTTTGAGGACTACGGAGAGGGCGAAGACAGGGACTACAATCCCAGCAGCCCTGGCGATGACGCACACGGCAACGGGTTCTCCGACCTCAGTTCCTCTGTACcttccag CGCGGGCCAGACCCCGCGGAGAACCCGTCCGGGAAATGCGGATCTGTTCTGCTCCCACTGCTGCAAAAAAGTCACCCAGCTCCACGAGCTCGAAACCCGGCTCAAAAACCTCAAAACCCACAG TCCCAACAGAAAGATCTCCAGTACAGCATTTGGCAG GCAGCTTCTGCAACACAGCAATCTCAGCAGTAGTAATGGCAGTACAGAGGATCTCTTCAGAGACAGCATCGACTCCTGTGACACGGACATCTCGGAGAAG GTGACTCAGTTGGAGAAGAAACTGTGTGAGCTGGAAAATGAATGTCTAATGAATGGGGACGTGAAGTCCAAACTTAAACAGGAGAACACCCAGTTAGTGCacag ggtacaTGAGCTGGAGGAGCAGCTGAAGGAGCAGGAGGTGCGGGCGGATCAAGGCATGGAGGAGGAGCTCAGAAGACACCGAGAGGCCTTCACCAAACTGGAGCGAGACAAAGACGCCCAGATTGAGCTCCTTACCCATCG GGTGCAGCAGCTGGAGATGGAGAACACGGAGATGCTGTCGAATGTGACCAGGCTAAAATTTCAGACAGAGAAGttggatgag GAGAAGCAGCGGATGACCGATAAGCTGGAGGACACCAGTCTGCGTCTGAAGGAAGAGATGGACCTGTACAGGAAGATGATGGACAAGCTGAGGCAGAATCGCAGCGActaccagagagagagggaagccATGCAGGAG CTGATTGAGGACCTGCGCAGGGAGCTGGAGCACCTGCAGGTCTTTAAACTGGAGGCGGAGCGTACGGGGCGGAGCCGAAACTCGTCCAGCAGTGTATCAGAGTTCAGCACGCGGACACGCGAGACTGAACTTGAGCAAGAGGTCAAGAGACTTAAGCAG TGCTGTGTTTCACAGGACATCCCCCCCGAACTCCAGCAGCGAGTGTGTGTTAGCACGCGACTCTGCCATAGTCTAGCG GAGAACCAGAAGTTGCGTGAGCAGAACGAGGAGCTCAACGGTCAGATCCTCAGCCTCAGTCTGCACGAGGCAAAGAACCTGTTCGCCACGCAGACGAAGGCACAGTCGCTCGCTTCTGAAATCGACAACGCTTCCCGCGACCAG TTAATGGAGGCCCTCAAGGAACAAGAGGAAATAAATTCCCGCCTCCGGCAGTACATGGATAAAATAATTTTATCTATCCTGGATCACAACCCTTCCATCCTGGAAATCAAAATCTAA
- the rab11fip4b gene encoding rab11 family-interacting protein 4B isoform X6 translates to MSGQELVGSSLGEDEEARESDRDSAVGSAAGSELSDGGRGGEKEEGLRFLLPGDKLDIRAGERNVNPSVTSELSTRSSASLNEEQFEDYGEGEDRDYNPSSPGDDAHGNGFSDLSSSVPSSAGQTPRRTRPGNADLFCSHCCKKVTQLHELETRLKNLKTHSPNRKISSTAFGRQLLQHSNLSSSNGSTEDLFRDSIDSCDTDISEKVTQLEKKLCELENECLMNGDVKSKLKQENTQLVHRVHELEEQLKEQEVRADQGMEEELRRHREAFTKLERDKDAQIELLTHRVQQLEMENTEMLSNVTRLKFQTEKLDEEKQRMTDKLEDTSLRLKEEMDLYRKMMDKLRQNRSDYQREREAMQELIEDLRRELEHLQVFKLEAERTGRSRNSSSSVSEFSTRTRETELEQEVKRLKQCCVSQDIPPELQQRVCVSTRLCHSLAENQKLREQNEELNGQILSLSLHEAKNLFATQTKAQSLASEIDNASRDQLMEALKEQEEINSRLRQYMDKIILSILDHNPSILEIKI, encoded by the exons ATGTCTGGGCAGGAGCTGGTGGGCAGCTCGTtgggtgaggatgaggaggctCGGGAGTCGGACCGGGACAGCGCGGTGGGGAGCGCTGCAGGCTCCGAGCTTTctgatggaggaagaggaggagagaaagaggaaggacTCCGATTCCTCTTACCTGGAGACAAGTTGGACATAAG GGCTGGAGAGCGTAACGTCAACCCCTCCGTGACCTCTGAACTCTCGACGCGCTCGTCTGCCTCACTGAACGAGGAGCAGTTTGAGGACTACGGAGAGGGCGAAGACAGGGACTACAATCCCAGCAGCCCTGGCGATGACGCACACGGCAACGGGTTCTCCGACCTCAGTTCCTCTGTACcttccag CGCGGGCCAGACCCCGCGGAGAACCCGTCCGGGAAATGCGGATCTGTTCTGCTCCCACTGCTGCAAAAAAGTCACCCAGCTCCACGAGCTCGAAACCCGGCTCAAAAACCTCAAAACCCACAG TCCCAACAGAAAGATCTCCAGTACAGCATTTGGCAG GCAGCTTCTGCAACACAGCAATCTCAGCAGTAGTAATGGCAGTACAGAGGATCTCTTCAGAGACAGCATCGACTCCTGTGACACGGACATCTCGGAGAAG GTGACTCAGTTGGAGAAGAAACTGTGTGAGCTGGAAAATGAATGTCTAATGAATGGGGACGTGAAGTCCAAACTTAAACAGGAGAACACCCAGTTAGTGCacag ggtacaTGAGCTGGAGGAGCAGCTGAAGGAGCAGGAGGTGCGGGCGGATCAAGGCATGGAGGAGGAGCTCAGAAGACACCGAGAGGCCTTCACCAAACTGGAGCGAGACAAAGACGCCCAGATTGAGCTCCTTACCCATCG GGTGCAGCAGCTGGAGATGGAGAACACGGAGATGCTGTCGAATGTGACCAGGCTAAAATTTCAGACAGAGAAGttggatgag GAGAAGCAGCGGATGACCGATAAGCTGGAGGACACCAGTCTGCGTCTGAAGGAAGAGATGGACCTGTACAGGAAGATGATGGACAAGCTGAGGCAGAATCGCAGCGActaccagagagagagggaagccATGCAGGAG CTGATTGAGGACCTGCGCAGGGAGCTGGAGCACCTGCAGGTCTTTAAACTGGAGGCGGAGCGTACGGGGCGGAGCCGAAACTCGTCCAGCAGTGTATCAGAGTTCAGCACGCGGACACGCGAGACTGAACTTGAGCAAGAGGTCAAGAGACTTAAGCAG TGCTGTGTTTCACAGGACATCCCCCCCGAACTCCAGCAGCGAGTGTGTGTTAGCACGCGACTCTGCCATAGTCTAGCG GAGAACCAGAAGTTGCGTGAGCAGAACGAGGAGCTCAACGGTCAGATCCTCAGCCTCAGTCTGCACGAGGCAAAGAACCTGTTCGCCACGCAGACGAAGGCACAGTCGCTCGCTTCTGAAATCGACAACGCTTCCCGCGACCAG TTAATGGAGGCCCTCAAGGAACAAGAGGAAATAAATTCCCGCCTCCGGCAGTACATGGATAAAATAATTTTATCTATCCTGGATCACAACCCTTCCATCCTGGAAATCAAAATCTAA
- the rab11fip4b gene encoding rab11 family-interacting protein 4B isoform X4, giving the protein MLGEEPVRQGVAMSGQELVGSSLGEDEEARESDRDSAVGSAAGSELSDGGRGGEKEEGLRFLLPGDKLDIRAGERNVNPSVTSELSTRSSASLNEEQFEDYGEGEDRDYNPSSPGDDAHGNGFSDLSSSVPSSAGQTPRRTRPGNADLFCSHCCKKVTQLHELETRLKNLKTHSPNRKISSTAFGRQLLQHSNLSSSNGSTEDLFRDSIDSCDTDISEKVTQLEKKLCELENECLMNGDVKSKLKQENTQLVHRVHELEEQLKEQEVRADQGMEEELRRHREAFTKLERDKDAQIELLTHRVQQLEMENTEMLSNVTRLKFQTEKLDEEKQRMTDKLEDTSLRLKEEMDLYRKMMDKLRQNRSDYQREREAMQELIEDLRRELEHLQVFKLEAERTGRSRNSSSSVSEFSTRTRETELEQEVKRLKQCCVSQDIPPELQQRVCVSTRLCHSLAENQKLREQNEELNGQILSLSLHEAKNLFATQTKAQSLASEIDNASRDQLMEALKEQEEINSRLRQYMDKIILSILDHNPSILEIKI; this is encoded by the exons ATG TTGGGGGAGGAGCCAGTCAGGCAGGGCGTGGCCATGTCTGGGCAGGAGCTGGTGGGCAGCTCGTtgggtgaggatgaggaggctCGGGAGTCGGACCGGGACAGCGCGGTGGGGAGCGCTGCAGGCTCCGAGCTTTctgatggaggaagaggaggagagaaagaggaaggacTCCGATTCCTCTTACCTGGAGACAAGTTGGACATAAG GGCTGGAGAGCGTAACGTCAACCCCTCCGTGACCTCTGAACTCTCGACGCGCTCGTCTGCCTCACTGAACGAGGAGCAGTTTGAGGACTACGGAGAGGGCGAAGACAGGGACTACAATCCCAGCAGCCCTGGCGATGACGCACACGGCAACGGGTTCTCCGACCTCAGTTCCTCTGTACcttccag CGCGGGCCAGACCCCGCGGAGAACCCGTCCGGGAAATGCGGATCTGTTCTGCTCCCACTGCTGCAAAAAAGTCACCCAGCTCCACGAGCTCGAAACCCGGCTCAAAAACCTCAAAACCCACAG TCCCAACAGAAAGATCTCCAGTACAGCATTTGGCAG GCAGCTTCTGCAACACAGCAATCTCAGCAGTAGTAATGGCAGTACAGAGGATCTCTTCAGAGACAGCATCGACTCCTGTGACACGGACATCTCGGAGAAG GTGACTCAGTTGGAGAAGAAACTGTGTGAGCTGGAAAATGAATGTCTAATGAATGGGGACGTGAAGTCCAAACTTAAACAGGAGAACACCCAGTTAGTGCacag ggtacaTGAGCTGGAGGAGCAGCTGAAGGAGCAGGAGGTGCGGGCGGATCAAGGCATGGAGGAGGAGCTCAGAAGACACCGAGAGGCCTTCACCAAACTGGAGCGAGACAAAGACGCCCAGATTGAGCTCCTTACCCATCG GGTGCAGCAGCTGGAGATGGAGAACACGGAGATGCTGTCGAATGTGACCAGGCTAAAATTTCAGACAGAGAAGttggatgag GAGAAGCAGCGGATGACCGATAAGCTGGAGGACACCAGTCTGCGTCTGAAGGAAGAGATGGACCTGTACAGGAAGATGATGGACAAGCTGAGGCAGAATCGCAGCGActaccagagagagagggaagccATGCAGGAG CTGATTGAGGACCTGCGCAGGGAGCTGGAGCACCTGCAGGTCTTTAAACTGGAGGCGGAGCGTACGGGGCGGAGCCGAAACTCGTCCAGCAGTGTATCAGAGTTCAGCACGCGGACACGCGAGACTGAACTTGAGCAAGAGGTCAAGAGACTTAAGCAG TGCTGTGTTTCACAGGACATCCCCCCCGAACTCCAGCAGCGAGTGTGTGTTAGCACGCGACTCTGCCATAGTCTAGCG GAGAACCAGAAGTTGCGTGAGCAGAACGAGGAGCTCAACGGTCAGATCCTCAGCCTCAGTCTGCACGAGGCAAAGAACCTGTTCGCCACGCAGACGAAGGCACAGTCGCTCGCTTCTGAAATCGACAACGCTTCCCGCGACCAG TTAATGGAGGCCCTCAAGGAACAAGAGGAAATAAATTCCCGCCTCCGGCAGTACATGGATAAAATAATTTTATCTATCCTGGATCACAACCCTTCCATCCTGGAAATCAAAATCTAA
- the rab11fip4b gene encoding rab11 family-interacting protein 4B isoform X5 produces the protein MHTLTVHGEDNTGTASFSLGEEPVRQGVAMSGQELVGSSLGEDEEARESDRDSAVGSAAGSELSDGGRGGEKEEGLRFLLPGDKLDIRAGERNVNPSVTSELSTRSSASLNEEQFEDYGEGEDRDYNPSSPGDDAHGNGFSDLSSSVPSSAGQTPRRTRPGNADLFCSHCCKKVTQLHELETRLKNLKTHSPNRKISSTAFGRQLLQHSNLSSSNGSTEDLFRDSIDSCDTDISEKVTQLEKKLCELENECLMNGDVKSKLKQENTQLVHRVHELEEQLKEQEVRADQGMEEELRRHREAFTKLERDKDAQIELLTHRVQQLEMENTEMLSNVTRLKFQTEKLDEEKQRMTDKLEDTSLRLKEEMDLYRKMMDKLRQNRSDYQREREAMQELIEDLRRELEHLQVFKLEAERTGRSRNSSSSVSEFSTRTRETELEQEVKRLKQENQKLREQNEELNGQILSLSLHEAKNLFATQTKAQSLASEIDNASRDQLMEALKEQEEINSRLRQYMDKIILSILDHNPSILEIKI, from the exons TTGGGGGAGGAGCCAGTCAGGCAGGGCGTGGCCATGTCTGGGCAGGAGCTGGTGGGCAGCTCGTtgggtgaggatgaggaggctCGGGAGTCGGACCGGGACAGCGCGGTGGGGAGCGCTGCAGGCTCCGAGCTTTctgatggaggaagaggaggagagaaagaggaaggacTCCGATTCCTCTTACCTGGAGACAAGTTGGACATAAG GGCTGGAGAGCGTAACGTCAACCCCTCCGTGACCTCTGAACTCTCGACGCGCTCGTCTGCCTCACTGAACGAGGAGCAGTTTGAGGACTACGGAGAGGGCGAAGACAGGGACTACAATCCCAGCAGCCCTGGCGATGACGCACACGGCAACGGGTTCTCCGACCTCAGTTCCTCTGTACcttccag CGCGGGCCAGACCCCGCGGAGAACCCGTCCGGGAAATGCGGATCTGTTCTGCTCCCACTGCTGCAAAAAAGTCACCCAGCTCCACGAGCTCGAAACCCGGCTCAAAAACCTCAAAACCCACAG TCCCAACAGAAAGATCTCCAGTACAGCATTTGGCAG GCAGCTTCTGCAACACAGCAATCTCAGCAGTAGTAATGGCAGTACAGAGGATCTCTTCAGAGACAGCATCGACTCCTGTGACACGGACATCTCGGAGAAG GTGACTCAGTTGGAGAAGAAACTGTGTGAGCTGGAAAATGAATGTCTAATGAATGGGGACGTGAAGTCCAAACTTAAACAGGAGAACACCCAGTTAGTGCacag ggtacaTGAGCTGGAGGAGCAGCTGAAGGAGCAGGAGGTGCGGGCGGATCAAGGCATGGAGGAGGAGCTCAGAAGACACCGAGAGGCCTTCACCAAACTGGAGCGAGACAAAGACGCCCAGATTGAGCTCCTTACCCATCG GGTGCAGCAGCTGGAGATGGAGAACACGGAGATGCTGTCGAATGTGACCAGGCTAAAATTTCAGACAGAGAAGttggatgag GAGAAGCAGCGGATGACCGATAAGCTGGAGGACACCAGTCTGCGTCTGAAGGAAGAGATGGACCTGTACAGGAAGATGATGGACAAGCTGAGGCAGAATCGCAGCGActaccagagagagagggaagccATGCAGGAG CTGATTGAGGACCTGCGCAGGGAGCTGGAGCACCTGCAGGTCTTTAAACTGGAGGCGGAGCGTACGGGGCGGAGCCGAAACTCGTCCAGCAGTGTATCAGAGTTCAGCACGCGGACACGCGAGACTGAACTTGAGCAAGAGGTCAAGAGACTTAAGCAG GAGAACCAGAAGTTGCGTGAGCAGAACGAGGAGCTCAACGGTCAGATCCTCAGCCTCAGTCTGCACGAGGCAAAGAACCTGTTCGCCACGCAGACGAAGGCACAGTCGCTCGCTTCTGAAATCGACAACGCTTCCCGCGACCAG TTAATGGAGGCCCTCAAGGAACAAGAGGAAATAAATTCCCGCCTCCGGCAGTACATGGATAAAATAATTTTATCTATCCTGGATCACAACCCTTCCATCCTGGAAATCAAAATCTAA
- the rab11fip4b gene encoding rab11 family-interacting protein 4B isoform X3, whose amino-acid sequence MQLGEEPVRQGVAMSGQELVGSSLGEDEEARESDRDSAVGSAAGSELSDGGRGGEKEEGLRFLLPGDKLDIRAGERNVNPSVTSELSTRSSASLNEEQFEDYGEGEDRDYNPSSPGDDAHGNGFSDLSSSVPSSAGQTPRRTRPGNADLFCSHCCKKVTQLHELETRLKNLKTHSPNRKISSTAFGRQLLQHSNLSSSNGSTEDLFRDSIDSCDTDISEKVTQLEKKLCELENECLMNGDVKSKLKQENTQLVHRVHELEEQLKEQEVRADQGMEEELRRHREAFTKLERDKDAQIELLTHRVQQLEMENTEMLSNVTRLKFQTEKLDEEKQRMTDKLEDTSLRLKEEMDLYRKMMDKLRQNRSDYQREREAMQELIEDLRRELEHLQVFKLEAERTGRSRNSSSSVSEFSTRTRETELEQEVKRLKQCCVSQDIPPELQQRVCVSTRLCHSLAENQKLREQNEELNGQILSLSLHEAKNLFATQTKAQSLASEIDNASRDQLMEALKEQEEINSRLRQYMDKIILSILDHNPSILEIKI is encoded by the exons TTGGGGGAGGAGCCAGTCAGGCAGGGCGTGGCCATGTCTGGGCAGGAGCTGGTGGGCAGCTCGTtgggtgaggatgaggaggctCGGGAGTCGGACCGGGACAGCGCGGTGGGGAGCGCTGCAGGCTCCGAGCTTTctgatggaggaagaggaggagagaaagaggaaggacTCCGATTCCTCTTACCTGGAGACAAGTTGGACATAAG GGCTGGAGAGCGTAACGTCAACCCCTCCGTGACCTCTGAACTCTCGACGCGCTCGTCTGCCTCACTGAACGAGGAGCAGTTTGAGGACTACGGAGAGGGCGAAGACAGGGACTACAATCCCAGCAGCCCTGGCGATGACGCACACGGCAACGGGTTCTCCGACCTCAGTTCCTCTGTACcttccag CGCGGGCCAGACCCCGCGGAGAACCCGTCCGGGAAATGCGGATCTGTTCTGCTCCCACTGCTGCAAAAAAGTCACCCAGCTCCACGAGCTCGAAACCCGGCTCAAAAACCTCAAAACCCACAG TCCCAACAGAAAGATCTCCAGTACAGCATTTGGCAG GCAGCTTCTGCAACACAGCAATCTCAGCAGTAGTAATGGCAGTACAGAGGATCTCTTCAGAGACAGCATCGACTCCTGTGACACGGACATCTCGGAGAAG GTGACTCAGTTGGAGAAGAAACTGTGTGAGCTGGAAAATGAATGTCTAATGAATGGGGACGTGAAGTCCAAACTTAAACAGGAGAACACCCAGTTAGTGCacag ggtacaTGAGCTGGAGGAGCAGCTGAAGGAGCAGGAGGTGCGGGCGGATCAAGGCATGGAGGAGGAGCTCAGAAGACACCGAGAGGCCTTCACCAAACTGGAGCGAGACAAAGACGCCCAGATTGAGCTCCTTACCCATCG GGTGCAGCAGCTGGAGATGGAGAACACGGAGATGCTGTCGAATGTGACCAGGCTAAAATTTCAGACAGAGAAGttggatgag GAGAAGCAGCGGATGACCGATAAGCTGGAGGACACCAGTCTGCGTCTGAAGGAAGAGATGGACCTGTACAGGAAGATGATGGACAAGCTGAGGCAGAATCGCAGCGActaccagagagagagggaagccATGCAGGAG CTGATTGAGGACCTGCGCAGGGAGCTGGAGCACCTGCAGGTCTTTAAACTGGAGGCGGAGCGTACGGGGCGGAGCCGAAACTCGTCCAGCAGTGTATCAGAGTTCAGCACGCGGACACGCGAGACTGAACTTGAGCAAGAGGTCAAGAGACTTAAGCAG TGCTGTGTTTCACAGGACATCCCCCCCGAACTCCAGCAGCGAGTGTGTGTTAGCACGCGACTCTGCCATAGTCTAGCG GAGAACCAGAAGTTGCGTGAGCAGAACGAGGAGCTCAACGGTCAGATCCTCAGCCTCAGTCTGCACGAGGCAAAGAACCTGTTCGCCACGCAGACGAAGGCACAGTCGCTCGCTTCTGAAATCGACAACGCTTCCCGCGACCAG TTAATGGAGGCCCTCAAGGAACAAGAGGAAATAAATTCCCGCCTCCGGCAGTACATGGATAAAATAATTTTATCTATCCTGGATCACAACCCTTCCATCCTGGAAATCAAAATCTAA
- the rab11fip4b gene encoding rab11 family-interacting protein 4B isoform X2, translated as MFYEVRNLIPGQLGEEPVRQGVAMSGQELVGSSLGEDEEARESDRDSAVGSAAGSELSDGGRGGEKEEGLRFLLPGDKLDIRAGERNVNPSVTSELSTRSSASLNEEQFEDYGEGEDRDYNPSSPGDDAHGNGFSDLSSSVPSSAGQTPRRTRPGNADLFCSHCCKKVTQLHELETRLKNLKTHSPNRKISSTAFGRQLLQHSNLSSSNGSTEDLFRDSIDSCDTDISEKVTQLEKKLCELENECLMNGDVKSKLKQENTQLVHRVHELEEQLKEQEVRADQGMEEELRRHREAFTKLERDKDAQIELLTHRVQQLEMENTEMLSNVTRLKFQTEKLDEEKQRMTDKLEDTSLRLKEEMDLYRKMMDKLRQNRSDYQREREAMQELIEDLRRELEHLQVFKLEAERTGRSRNSSSSVSEFSTRTRETELEQEVKRLKQCCVSQDIPPELQQRVCVSTRLCHSLAENQKLREQNEELNGQILSLSLHEAKNLFATQTKAQSLASEIDNASRDQLMEALKEQEEINSRLRQYMDKIILSILDHNPSILEIKI; from the exons TTGGGGGAGGAGCCAGTCAGGCAGGGCGTGGCCATGTCTGGGCAGGAGCTGGTGGGCAGCTCGTtgggtgaggatgaggaggctCGGGAGTCGGACCGGGACAGCGCGGTGGGGAGCGCTGCAGGCTCCGAGCTTTctgatggaggaagaggaggagagaaagaggaaggacTCCGATTCCTCTTACCTGGAGACAAGTTGGACATAAG GGCTGGAGAGCGTAACGTCAACCCCTCCGTGACCTCTGAACTCTCGACGCGCTCGTCTGCCTCACTGAACGAGGAGCAGTTTGAGGACTACGGAGAGGGCGAAGACAGGGACTACAATCCCAGCAGCCCTGGCGATGACGCACACGGCAACGGGTTCTCCGACCTCAGTTCCTCTGTACcttccag CGCGGGCCAGACCCCGCGGAGAACCCGTCCGGGAAATGCGGATCTGTTCTGCTCCCACTGCTGCAAAAAAGTCACCCAGCTCCACGAGCTCGAAACCCGGCTCAAAAACCTCAAAACCCACAG TCCCAACAGAAAGATCTCCAGTACAGCATTTGGCAG GCAGCTTCTGCAACACAGCAATCTCAGCAGTAGTAATGGCAGTACAGAGGATCTCTTCAGAGACAGCATCGACTCCTGTGACACGGACATCTCGGAGAAG GTGACTCAGTTGGAGAAGAAACTGTGTGAGCTGGAAAATGAATGTCTAATGAATGGGGACGTGAAGTCCAAACTTAAACAGGAGAACACCCAGTTAGTGCacag ggtacaTGAGCTGGAGGAGCAGCTGAAGGAGCAGGAGGTGCGGGCGGATCAAGGCATGGAGGAGGAGCTCAGAAGACACCGAGAGGCCTTCACCAAACTGGAGCGAGACAAAGACGCCCAGATTGAGCTCCTTACCCATCG GGTGCAGCAGCTGGAGATGGAGAACACGGAGATGCTGTCGAATGTGACCAGGCTAAAATTTCAGACAGAGAAGttggatgag GAGAAGCAGCGGATGACCGATAAGCTGGAGGACACCAGTCTGCGTCTGAAGGAAGAGATGGACCTGTACAGGAAGATGATGGACAAGCTGAGGCAGAATCGCAGCGActaccagagagagagggaagccATGCAGGAG CTGATTGAGGACCTGCGCAGGGAGCTGGAGCACCTGCAGGTCTTTAAACTGGAGGCGGAGCGTACGGGGCGGAGCCGAAACTCGTCCAGCAGTGTATCAGAGTTCAGCACGCGGACACGCGAGACTGAACTTGAGCAAGAGGTCAAGAGACTTAAGCAG TGCTGTGTTTCACAGGACATCCCCCCCGAACTCCAGCAGCGAGTGTGTGTTAGCACGCGACTCTGCCATAGTCTAGCG GAGAACCAGAAGTTGCGTGAGCAGAACGAGGAGCTCAACGGTCAGATCCTCAGCCTCAGTCTGCACGAGGCAAAGAACCTGTTCGCCACGCAGACGAAGGCACAGTCGCTCGCTTCTGAAATCGACAACGCTTCCCGCGACCAG TTAATGGAGGCCCTCAAGGAACAAGAGGAAATAAATTCCCGCCTCCGGCAGTACATGGATAAAATAATTTTATCTATCCTGGATCACAACCCTTCCATCCTGGAAATCAAAATCTAA